In Streptomyces sp. DG2A-72, one genomic interval encodes:
- the rho gene encoding transcription termination factor Rho has product MSDTTDLMGARVEETAAAPATDASAPATGAGSRRRRGTGLEGMVLAELQQVASGLGIRGTGRMRKSQLIEVIKEAQAGGGAPAKSAEAATETKPKRRATSKARTGEDSAPAEKAEKKAEKKAEAPAEKAVAQQQIEIPGQPAGGTARAEAERGAEEAPERRRRRATAEAGSPETVAAEAKSEPKAETPAPQAQGDAKSDADGGEGRRRDRRDRGRDRDRRGKGDDQQGQGGQRQQGQQQGGGRQDRQQRDNGPQDDDDFEGGRRGRRGRYRDRRGRRGRDEMGQEPQITEDDVLIPVAGILDILDNYAFIRTSGYLPGPNDVYVSLAQVRKNGLRKGDHVTGAVRQPKDGERREKFNALVRLDSVNGMAPESGRGRPEFNKLTPLYPQDRLRLETDPGILTTRIIDLVAPIGKGQRGLIVAPPKTGKTMIMQAIANAITHNNPECHLMVVLVDERPEEVTDMQRSVKGEVISSTFDRPAEDHTTVAELAIERAKRLVELGHDVVVLLDSITRLGRAYNLAAPASGRILSGGVDSTALYPPKRFFGAARNIEDGGSLTILATALVDTGSRMDEVIFEEFKGTGNAELKLDRKLADKRIFPAVDVDASGTRKEEILLANDELAIVWKLRRVLHALDQQQAVELLLDKMKQTKSNAEFLMQIQKTTPTPGNGD; this is encoded by the coding sequence GTGAGCGACACCACCGATCTGATGGGCGCACGTGTCGAGGAGACCGCTGCCGCGCCCGCCACGGACGCCTCCGCGCCTGCCACCGGTGCCGGCTCCCGGCGGCGCCGCGGTACCGGCCTCGAGGGCATGGTGCTGGCCGAGCTGCAGCAGGTCGCATCCGGCCTCGGTATCAGGGGCACAGGGCGCATGCGCAAGAGCCAGCTGATCGAGGTCATCAAGGAGGCGCAGGCGGGTGGGGGTGCCCCGGCCAAGTCCGCCGAGGCAGCCACCGAGACCAAGCCCAAGCGCCGCGCCACCTCGAAGGCGCGTACCGGCGAGGACTCAGCTCCCGCCGAGAAGGCCGAGAAGAAGGCCGAGAAGAAGGCCGAGGCTCCGGCCGAGAAGGCCGTGGCCCAGCAGCAGATCGAGATTCCCGGCCAGCCGGCCGGGGGCACCGCCCGCGCCGAAGCCGAGCGCGGGGCAGAGGAAGCCCCCGAGCGCCGCCGTCGCCGTGCCACCGCCGAGGCGGGCAGCCCCGAGACGGTCGCCGCCGAGGCGAAGAGCGAGCCGAAGGCCGAGACGCCCGCCCCGCAGGCGCAGGGCGACGCCAAGTCCGACGCCGACGGCGGCGAGGGCCGGCGCCGCGACCGCCGGGACCGCGGCCGTGACCGCGACCGTCGCGGCAAGGGCGACGACCAGCAGGGCCAGGGCGGCCAGCGGCAGCAGGGCCAGCAGCAGGGCGGCGGCCGTCAGGACCGCCAGCAGCGGGACAACGGCCCTCAGGACGACGACGACTTCGAGGGCGGCCGTCGAGGCCGGCGCGGGCGCTACCGCGACCGCCGTGGCCGTCGTGGCCGCGACGAGATGGGCCAGGAGCCGCAGATCACCGAGGACGACGTCCTGATCCCGGTCGCCGGCATCCTGGACATCCTCGACAACTACGCCTTCATCCGTACGTCGGGCTACCTGCCGGGTCCCAACGACGTGTACGTCTCCCTCGCCCAGGTCCGCAAGAACGGCCTGCGCAAGGGCGACCACGTCACCGGTGCGGTCCGTCAGCCCAAGGACGGCGAGCGCCGCGAGAAGTTCAACGCGCTGGTCCGTCTCGACTCCGTCAACGGCATGGCGCCCGAATCCGGGCGCGGCCGACCGGAGTTCAACAAGCTGACGCCGCTGTACCCGCAGGACCGCCTCCGTCTGGAGACGGACCCGGGCATCCTCACCACCCGCATCATCGACCTCGTCGCGCCGATCGGTAAGGGCCAGCGCGGTCTGATCGTGGCCCCGCCGAAGACCGGCAAGACCATGATCATGCAGGCGATCGCCAACGCGATCACGCACAACAACCCCGAGTGCCACCTGATGGTCGTCCTGGTCGACGAGCGTCCGGAAGAGGTCACCGACATGCAGCGGTCGGTGAAGGGCGAGGTCATCTCCTCGACCTTCGACCGCCCGGCCGAGGACCACACGACGGTTGCGGAGCTGGCGATCGAGCGGGCCAAGCGGCTCGTCGAGCTCGGCCATGACGTGGTCGTGCTGCTCGACTCCATCACGCGTCTGGGCCGTGCGTACAACCTGGCTGCGCCGGCTTCCGGTCGCATCCTCTCCGGTGGTGTCGACTCGACCGCGCTGTACCCGCCGAAGCGCTTCTTCGGTGCGGCCCGGAACATCGAGGACGGCGGCTCGCTCACCATCCTCGCGACGGCTCTCGTCGACACCGGGTCCCGCATGGACGAGGTGATCTTCGAGGAGTTCAAGGGCACGGGCAACGCCGAGCTGAAGCTCGACCGGAAGCTCGCGGACAAGAGGATCTTCCCGGCGGTGGACGTGGACGCGTCCGGCACCCGTAAGGAAGAGATCCTGCTCGCCAACGACGAACTTGCCATCGTCTGGAAGCTGCGGAGGGTGCTGCACGCGCTTGACCAGCAGCAGGCGGTGGAGCTGCTCCTCGACAAGATGAAGCAGACGAAGTCGAACGCCGAGTTCCTGATGCAGATTCAGAAGACGACGCCGACGCCCGGTAATGGCGACTAG
- a CDS encoding trypsin-like serine protease: protein MSGGGRHRRRLRIALPITAAGVAAAVAAALLSTSAGAATALPEPRKKPAIKTVPLAELEKRVAGAVAGDDAAGETTSKSSLSAGTSSGTIDAKIIGGSTTTITSAPWMAQLWYSDEANDLGFFCGGAVVAPTKILTAAHCVKGYNWAAHGAVVTGTSTMPDDSGNTNGTVSQPLRQWSHASYSARTIDNDIAVITLATPVKATPIRMTTSADTASYAAGTSAKVYGWGRTSSTTQDVSDTLKTATLPIQSDTTCANYYGADFVKGHMVCAGKPASGSDSGTTSACNGDSGGPLVVNNRIVGVVSWGVVNCVEKGAYSVFSKVKTYVGAAYPQVDDANMSHTDGRADLFVRNASTKTGYEKDSKGTSFGARQSLGNWSGVNTVLQTDLDRDGVQDFVYRVASTGDVYWMHYVRSTETWTEKQIFDNWKTRTRIVTPGDLTGDYLPDLLSVDSGGKLWLYPGKGNGSFSARTQVGSGTGWNQYNSMRGKGDFNADGKADVIVRNRSTGAVYLYKGTGNASSPFLARVKVRTWSNTTYNAFDAIGDVNGDSKADFLARTPGGTLYLYKGTGKATSEIFATRVSVGTDFKQYDIFG, encoded by the coding sequence ATGTCTGGGGGCGGTCGGCACAGACGCCGGTTGCGGATCGCTCTTCCGATCACGGCGGCCGGTGTGGCCGCGGCCGTTGCTGCTGCGCTGCTGAGTACGTCGGCCGGTGCCGCCACCGCGCTTCCGGAGCCGAGGAAGAAGCCCGCCATCAAGACGGTGCCGCTCGCCGAGCTGGAGAAGCGGGTCGCCGGTGCGGTCGCGGGTGACGACGCCGCGGGGGAGACGACCAGCAAGTCGTCGCTGAGCGCCGGCACCAGCAGCGGCACCATCGACGCGAAGATCATCGGCGGGTCCACCACGACGATCACCTCGGCGCCGTGGATGGCCCAGCTCTGGTACTCCGACGAGGCCAACGACCTCGGCTTCTTCTGCGGCGGCGCCGTCGTCGCGCCGACGAAGATCCTGACCGCCGCGCACTGCGTCAAGGGCTACAACTGGGCCGCCCACGGTGCGGTGGTGACCGGGACCTCGACGATGCCCGACGACTCGGGCAACACCAACGGCACGGTCTCGCAGCCGCTGCGCCAGTGGAGCCACGCGTCGTACAGCGCACGGACCATCGACAACGACATCGCGGTCATCACCCTGGCGACGCCGGTCAAGGCGACGCCGATCCGCATGACGACGTCCGCTGACACCGCCTCGTACGCCGCCGGGACCAGTGCCAAGGTCTACGGCTGGGGTCGTACGAGCTCCACCACCCAGGACGTCTCCGACACTCTGAAGACGGCCACGCTGCCGATCCAGTCGGACACGACCTGTGCCAACTACTACGGCGCCGACTTCGTCAAGGGCCACATGGTCTGCGCGGGCAAGCCCGCAAGCGGCAGCGACAGCGGTACGACGTCCGCCTGCAACGGCGACTCCGGTGGCCCGCTCGTCGTCAACAACCGCATCGTGGGTGTCGTGTCCTGGGGTGTCGTGAACTGCGTCGAGAAGGGCGCGTACAGCGTCTTCTCGAAGGTGAAGACGTATGTCGGTGCCGCCTACCCGCAGGTCGACGACGCCAACATGAGCCACACCGACGGCAGGGCCGACCTCTTCGTGCGCAACGCGTCCACGAAGACGGGCTACGAGAAGGACTCCAAGGGCACGTCGTTCGGCGCCCGGCAGAGCCTGGGCAACTGGAGCGGCGTCAACACCGTCCTGCAGACCGACCTCGACCGGGACGGCGTCCAGGACTTCGTGTACCGCGTCGCCTCCACCGGTGACGTCTACTGGATGCACTACGTGCGCTCCACGGAGACCTGGACCGAGAAGCAGATCTTCGACAACTGGAAGACCCGCACCCGGATCGTCACCCCCGGTGACCTGACCGGCGACTATCTGCCCGACCTGCTGTCCGTGGACTCCGGCGGCAAGCTGTGGCTCTACCCGGGCAAGGGCAACGGCTCCTTCTCGGCCCGTACACAGGTCGGCTCGGGCACGGGCTGGAACCAGTACAACAGCATGCGCGGCAAGGGTGACTTCAACGCCGACGGCAAGGCCGACGTGATCGTGCGCAACCGGAGCACCGGCGCCGTCTACCTGTACAAGGGAACCGGCAACGCCTCGAGCCCCTTCTTGGCCCGGGTCAAGGTGCGCACCTGGAGCAACACGACGTACAACGCCTTCGACGCCATCGGTGACGTCAACGGCGACAGCAAGGCCGACTTCCTGGCCCGTACGCCCGGCGGCACGCTCTATCTGTACAAGGGCACCGGAAAGGCCACGAGCGAGATCTTTGCCACAAGGGTCTCGGTCGGGACGGACTTCAAGCAGTACGACATCTTCGGCTGA
- a CDS encoding LCP family protein produces the protein MSAESTPDPGIPGESGTTGPRHRAKGRRRKPRGNRRKGLLVTAWVAGGIVVLGGTGVGYVYFKLNGNLKSVDIDQALGTNRPTKVDNGSENILVLGSDTRSGSNQKLGGGADDGSARSDTAMIVHVYKGHKKASVVSIPRDTLIDRPECTDTNGDTHDAATDVMFNSAYTTGGAACAVKTVESLTDLRMDHYLEVDFSGFQKLIDELGGVKVTTSRAINDPDSHLDLKAGTHKLTGEQALGLVRTRHGVGDGSDLGRIQLQQAFVKALVEQVKDVGLFTNPKKLYDLADTATKAVTTDSDLGSVNSLMSFANGLKGISAKNMNMVTMPVQYDAADANRVLVDDTKAQQVWTALKNDKPIPKSATKGTATGQANGVVSAG, from the coding sequence ATGTCTGCCGAGAGCACACCGGACCCCGGCATACCGGGGGAGTCCGGGACCACGGGCCCGCGCCACCGCGCCAAGGGCCGCCGCCGCAAGCCTCGCGGCAACCGCCGCAAGGGACTGCTCGTCACGGCCTGGGTGGCCGGGGGCATCGTGGTGCTGGGCGGCACCGGCGTCGGGTACGTGTACTTCAAGCTCAACGGCAACCTCAAGAGCGTCGACATCGACCAGGCCCTCGGCACCAACCGGCCCACCAAGGTCGACAACGGCTCCGAGAACATCCTCGTCCTGGGCTCCGACACCCGCTCCGGCTCCAACCAGAAGCTCGGCGGCGGTGCCGACGACGGCAGCGCCCGCTCCGACACCGCGATGATCGTGCACGTCTACAAGGGCCACAAGAAGGCCAGCGTGGTGTCCATCCCGCGTGACACCCTCATCGACCGTCCCGAGTGCACCGACACCAACGGCGACACCCACGACGCCGCGACCGACGTCATGTTCAACTCGGCGTACACCACCGGCGGCGCGGCCTGCGCGGTGAAGACCGTCGAGTCGCTCACCGACCTGCGCATGGACCACTACCTCGAGGTCGACTTCAGCGGCTTCCAGAAGCTCATCGACGAGCTCGGCGGCGTCAAGGTGACCACCAGCCGGGCCATCAACGACCCCGACAGCCACCTGGACCTCAAGGCCGGCACCCACAAGCTCACCGGCGAGCAGGCACTCGGCCTGGTCCGCACCCGGCACGGCGTCGGCGACGGCTCCGACCTCGGCCGGATCCAGCTCCAGCAGGCCTTCGTCAAGGCGCTCGTCGAGCAGGTCAAGGACGTCGGCCTCTTCACCAACCCGAAGAAGCTGTACGACCTCGCCGACACCGCCACCAAGGCCGTCACCACAGACTCCGACCTGGGCTCGGTCAACTCCCTCATGTCGTTCGCCAATGGCCTCAAGGGCATCAGCGCGAAGAACATGAACATGGTCACGATGCCGGTCCAGTACGACGCCGCCGACGCCAACCGCGTCCTCGTCGACGACACCAAGGCCCAGCAGGTCTGGACGGCCCTGAAGAACGACAAGCCGATCCCGAAGTCGGCGACGAAGGGTACGGCGACCGGTCAGGCCAACGGTGTGGTCAGCGCCGGTTAG
- the rpmE gene encoding 50S ribosomal protein L31: MKRDIHPEYVETQVSCTCGASFTTRSTISSGSIRAEVCSECHPFYTGKQKILDTGGRVARFEARFGKAAGSKK; the protein is encoded by the coding sequence TTGAAGCGCGACATCCACCCCGAGTACGTCGAGACGCAGGTCAGCTGCACCTGTGGCGCGTCGTTCACCACTCGCAGCACGATCTCCAGCGGTTCCATCCGCGCCGAGGTCTGCTCCGAGTGCCACCCGTTCTACACGGGCAAGCAGAAGATCCTCGACACCGGTGGCCGTGTGGCCCGCTTCGAGGCCCGCTTCGGCAAGGCTGCCGGCTCCAAGAAGTAG
- the prfA gene encoding peptide chain release factor 1 — MFEAVEELIAEHADLEKKLADPSVHADQANARKLNKRYAELTPIVATYRSWKQMGGDIETARELGADDPEFAAEVKELEKQREELTEKLRLLLVPRDPSDDKDVILEIKAGAGGDESALFAGDLLRMYLRYAERIGWKTEIIDATESELGGYKDVQVAVKTKGGQGATEPGQGVWARLKYEGGVHRVQRVPATESQGRIHTSAAGVLVTPEAEEVDVEINPNDLRIDVYRSSGPGGQSVNTTDSAVRITHIPTGVVASCQNEKSQLQNKEQALRILRSRLLAAAQEEAEKEAADARRSQVRTVDRSEKIRTYNFPENRISDHRVGFKAYNLDQVLDGELDAVIQACVDADSAAKLAAA; from the coding sequence ATGTTCGAGGCCGTCGAGGAGCTCATCGCCGAGCACGCCGACCTGGAGAAGAAGCTCGCCGACCCGTCGGTCCACGCCGACCAGGCCAACGCGCGCAAGCTGAACAAGCGCTACGCCGAGCTCACCCCGATCGTCGCCACGTACCGCTCCTGGAAGCAGATGGGCGGCGACATCGAGACGGCCCGTGAACTCGGCGCCGACGACCCGGAGTTCGCCGCCGAGGTGAAGGAGCTGGAGAAGCAGCGTGAGGAGCTGACGGAGAAGCTGCGGCTGCTCCTCGTTCCGCGCGACCCCAGCGACGACAAGGACGTGATCCTCGAGATCAAGGCGGGCGCGGGCGGTGACGAGTCCGCTCTGTTCGCCGGTGACCTGCTGCGGATGTATCTGCGGTACGCCGAGCGGATCGGTTGGAAGACCGAGATCATCGACGCCACCGAGTCCGAGCTGGGCGGCTACAAGGACGTCCAGGTCGCCGTGAAGACCAAGGGCGGCCAGGGCGCCACCGAGCCGGGTCAGGGTGTCTGGGCGCGGCTGAAGTACGAGGGCGGCGTGCACCGCGTACAGCGTGTGCCGGCCACCGAGTCCCAGGGCCGTATCCACACCTCCGCGGCCGGTGTGCTGGTGACGCCCGAGGCCGAAGAGGTCGACGTCGAGATCAACCCGAACGACCTCCGGATCGACGTCTACCGCTCCTCCGGACCCGGCGGACAGTCCGTCAACACGACCGACTCCGCCGTGCGCATCACGCACATTCCCACCGGAGTGGTCGCCTCCTGCCAGAACGAGAAGAGCCAGCTGCAGAACAAGGAGCAGGCACTGCGTATCCTGCGCTCCAGGCTGCTCGCCGCGGCGCAGGAGGAGGCGGAGAAGGAGGCCGCCGACGCCCGCCGCAGCCAGGTCCGCACCGTCGACCGCTCCGAGAAGATCCGTACGTACAACTTCCCGGAGAATCGCATCTCGGACCACCGCGTCGGATTCAAGGCGTACAACCTGGACCAGGTCCTGGACGGCGAACTCGACGCGGTGATCCAGGCCTGCGTCGACGCGGACTCGGCCGCCAAGCTCGCAGCCGCGTAG
- the prmC gene encoding peptide chain release factor N(5)-glutamine methyltransferase — protein MLLAEVAQATQRLADAGVPSPRNDAEELAAFVHGVKRGELHTVKDADFDARYWEVIARREQREPLQHITGRAYFRYLELQVGPGVFVPRPETESVVGWAIDAVRAMDVVEPLIVDLCTGSGAIALALAQEVPRSRVHAVELSEDALQWTRKNVAGSRVDLRQGDALTAFPDLDGQVDLVISNPPYIPLTEWEYVNPEARDYDPELALFSGEDGLDLIRGLERTAHRLLRPGGVVVIEHADTQGGQVPWIFTEERGWADAADHPDLNNRPRFATARKALP, from the coding sequence GTGCTGCTCGCTGAGGTAGCTCAGGCCACCCAGCGGCTGGCCGACGCCGGCGTGCCCTCGCCGCGCAACGACGCGGAGGAGCTCGCCGCGTTCGTGCACGGCGTGAAGCGGGGCGAGCTGCACACCGTCAAGGACGCCGACTTCGACGCCCGGTACTGGGAGGTCATCGCCCGCCGTGAGCAGCGCGAGCCGCTCCAGCACATCACCGGGCGGGCCTACTTCCGCTATCTCGAACTCCAAGTCGGGCCCGGGGTGTTCGTCCCGCGCCCCGAGACCGAGTCGGTCGTCGGCTGGGCCATAGACGCCGTACGCGCCATGGACGTCGTGGAGCCACTCATCGTGGACCTGTGCACCGGCTCCGGCGCCATCGCGCTCGCCCTCGCCCAGGAGGTCCCGCGCTCCCGTGTGCACGCCGTGGAGCTGTCCGAGGACGCCCTTCAGTGGACCCGCAAGAACGTGGCGGGGTCCAGGGTCGACCTGCGCCAGGGCGACGCCCTCACCGCCTTCCCGGACCTCGACGGCCAGGTCGACCTGGTGATCTCCAACCCGCCGTACATCCCGCTGACGGAATGGGAGTACGTCAATCCCGAGGCGAGGGACTACGATCCCGAACTCGCCCTGTTCTCCGGCGAGGACGGCCTCGACCTCATCCGCGGCCTGGAACGGACTGCACACCGGCTCCTGCGCCCCGGCGGGGTCGTCGTCATCGAGCACGCCGACACCCAGGGCGGCCAGGTGCCGTGGATCTTCACCGAGGAGCGGGGCTGGGCCGACGCGGCCGACCACCCCGACCTGAACAACCGCCCACGGTTCGCGACGGCCCGCAAGGCGCTGCCGTGA
- a CDS encoding L-threonylcarbamoyladenylate synthase, which translates to MARRYDTNDATDRTTGLREAASAVRRGELVVLPTDTVYGIGADAFSSEAVTDLLEAKGRGRNMPTPVLIGSPNTLHGLVTDFSEMAWELVDAFWPGALTLVAKHQPSLQWDLGDTRGTVAVRMPLHPVAIELLTEVGPMAVSSANLTGHPAPEDCDAAQGMLGDSVSVYLDGGPTPGNVPSSIVDVTREVPLLLRAGALSAEELRKVVPDLEVAN; encoded by the coding sequence ATGGCACGGCGATACGACACCAATGACGCGACCGACCGCACCACCGGTCTGCGTGAGGCCGCGTCCGCCGTCCGCCGTGGCGAACTCGTGGTCCTCCCCACCGACACGGTGTACGGCATCGGTGCCGACGCGTTCTCCTCGGAAGCCGTCACCGACCTGCTCGAGGCCAAGGGGCGGGGCCGCAATATGCCCACCCCGGTCCTCATCGGCTCCCCGAACACCTTGCACGGCCTGGTCACGGACTTCTCCGAGATGGCCTGGGAACTGGTCGACGCCTTCTGGCCGGGCGCGCTGACGCTGGTCGCCAAGCACCAGCCGTCGCTCCAGTGGGACTTGGGGGACACCCGGGGCACGGTCGCCGTGCGCATGCCGCTGCACCCGGTCGCCATCGAACTGCTCACCGAGGTCGGCCCCATGGCCGTGTCGTCGGCGAACCTCACCGGCCACCCGGCGCCGGAGGACTGTGACGCCGCGCAGGGCATGCTGGGCGACTCGGTGTCCGTCTACCTCGACGGCGGGCCCACGCCCGGCAACGTGCCCTCCTCCATCGTCGACGTCACCCGCGAGGTGCCGCTGCTGCTGCGTGCGGGCGCCCTCTCGGCGGAGGAGCTGCGCAAGGTCGTACCCGACCTCGAGGTGGCCAATTGA
- a CDS encoding protein-tyrosine-phosphatase: MTAPDAGRGIWNGEETGTFGLPLDSFRILHVSTGNVCRSPITERLTRHALADRLGDPLWGGLIVESAGTWGHEGAPMEANAETVLADFGADASGFVGRELLDDHVIRADLVLTATRDHRAQVISMGHSAGLRTFTLKEFTRLVKAIDPATLPPLEDGMVARARALVRAAAALRGWLLAPTAQADEVYDPYGAPLTFFRSVGDEINQALDPVVTALTGVPART; the protein is encoded by the coding sequence TTGACAGCCCCTGACGCGGGGCGTGGCATATGGAACGGGGAAGAGACGGGGACCTTCGGGCTTCCACTGGACAGCTTCCGCATCCTCCACGTCAGCACCGGCAACGTGTGCCGCTCGCCGATCACCGAGCGGCTGACCCGTCATGCCCTGGCGGACCGGCTCGGCGACCCGCTGTGGGGCGGGCTGATCGTGGAGAGCGCGGGCACCTGGGGCCATGAGGGTGCGCCCATGGAGGCCAACGCGGAGACCGTGCTGGCCGACTTCGGCGCGGACGCCTCCGGGTTCGTCGGGCGGGAACTGCTGGACGACCACGTGATCCGCGCCGACCTGGTGCTGACCGCCACCCGCGACCACCGGGCGCAGGTCATCTCCATGGGGCACTCCGCCGGCCTGCGCACCTTCACCCTCAAGGAGTTCACCCGCCTGGTGAAGGCGATCGACCCGGCGACGCTGCCTCCGCTGGAGGACGGAATGGTCGCCCGGGCGCGTGCGCTTGTCCGCGCCGCAGCAGCTCTACGCGGGTGGCTCCTGGCCCCCACGGCGCAGGCGGACGAGGTGTACGACCCCTACGGCGCCCCGCTGACGTTCTTCCGCTCCGTCGGCGACGAAATAAACCAGGCGCTGGACCCGGTCGTCACCGCACTCACAGGCGTACCCGCCAGGACGTGA